Proteins encoded together in one Aegilops tauschii subsp. strangulata cultivar AL8/78 unplaced genomic scaffold, Aet v6.0 ptg000958l_obj, whole genome shotgun sequence window:
- the LOC141035936 gene encoding photosystem II CP47 reaction center protein-like, with amino-acid sequence MALYELAVFDPSDPVLDPMWRQGVACFGFGAFHVTGLYGPGIWVSDPYGLTGKVQAVNPAWGAEGFDPFVPGGIASHHIAA; translated from the exons ATGGCTTTATACGAATTAGCAGTTTTTGATCCCTCTGATCCTGTTCTGGATCCAATGTGGAGACAAG GGGTGGCTTGCTTTGGCTTTGGGGCATTTCATGTAACGGGTTTGTATGGTCCTGGGATATGGGTATCCGATCCTTATGGACTAACTGGAAAAGTACAAGCTGTAAATCCAGCGTGGGGTGCAGAAGGTTTTGATCCTTTTGTTCCGGGGGGAATAGCTTCTCATCATATTGCTGCGG